A region from the Benincasa hispida cultivar B227 chromosome 10, ASM972705v1, whole genome shotgun sequence genome encodes:
- the LOC120089381 gene encoding cellulose synthase-like protein H1 — MATPLFETVAIKRPIDTIFNAAIFLLLLSLLGYRIYFLRTNGFDCLHFTAFLCELCFTFTFFLLIVIKSNPVRFITYPRRLLKRVEEIPAVDVFVTTADPSLEPPIITVNTVLSILAVDYPVNKLGCYVSDDGCSPITFYCLTEAVEFAKIWVPFCRKYGIRLRAPFRYFSTALGADESDEFLQEWNIIKGEYEMLCRKIEESNQAWDSRDFPFFCGTDSKNHAPIIKIIWENKECENLLPHLIYVSREKRLKHSHHYKAGAMNVLTRVSGLMTNAPYILNVDCDMFVNDSNAILQGICPFIDPKNDKEVAYVQFPQRFYGGLKDDLYGNHLIVSMEYIVPGLAGSQGPSYMGTGCIHRRKVLYGQSPNEHKINGNISETTLYRTFGNSEDFIKSATSALMGIADYPNSLQCSIEALNKVASCSYENDTFWGLKVGWYYGSVTEDIFTGMMIQGKGWKSIYLNPNPAAFLGCAPTTGPSTFTQLKRWTTGFLEIFFTKNCPIFATLFGKLHLKLCMFYVWIYLWGPQSIPELCYSLLPAYSLLTNSHFLPQVHERAIFIPLLLLVLYNLQQVLQFLKTGQSIRAYWNNQRMARINTMCPYFFGVVGIVLKFLGLAETMFEVTKKESSSSNDSGEIDEGSFIFDESPLFLPGTTVLMMQLMALFTSIWRRPAEPGGVGEVICSVWLILCFWPFLKGMFRKGRYGLPFSTICKSSVLTLLFVYLSQKA; from the exons ATGGCCACTCCTCTGTTCGAAACAGTTGCAATCAAAAGACCCATTGACACAATCTTCAACGCTGCAATTTTCCTCCTCCTCCTTTCTCTTCTCGGCTACCGCATCTATTTCCTCCGTACCAACGGCTTCGATTGCCTCCATTTCACCGCCTTCCTTTGCGAGCTCTGTTTCACTTTCACTTTCTTTCTTCTCATCGTTATCAAATCCAACCCCGTTCGCTTCATTACTTATCCCCGCCGTCTTCTTAAACG AGTTGAGGAGATCCCTGCGGTGGATGTATTTGTTACGACGGCGGATCCGTCGTTGGAACCGCCGATAATTACTGTAAATACGGTGCTGTCTATTTTGGCGGTTGATTATCCGGTGAATAAATTGGGTTGCTATGTATCGGACGATGGGTGTTCTCCGATTACTTTCTATTGTTTAACAGAAGCGGTGGAATTTGCGAAGATTTGGGTTCCGTTTTGTAGAAAATATGGGATTCGGCTCAGAGCACCGTTTCGCTACTTTTCTACTGCTTTAGGAGCCGACGAATCCGACGAGTTTCTGCAGGAGTGGAACATAATCAAG ggCGAGTACGAGATGTTGTGCCGCAAGATCGAGGAATCAAATCAAGCATGGGACTCACGTGACTTCCCATTTTTCTGTGGTACGGATTCCAAAAATCATGCTCCAATTATCAAG ATAATATGGGAGAACAAGGAATGCGAAAATTTACTTCCTCACTTGATTTACGTGTCAAGAGAAAAGAGGCTCAAACATTCCCACCATTATAAGGCTGGAGCCATGAACGTTTTG ACAAGAGTTTCTGGATTGATGACAAATGCTCCATATATATTGAATGTTGACTGTGATATGTTTGTGAATGACTCCAATGCAATTCTTCAAGGAATATGTCCCTTCATTGACCCCAAAAATGATAAAGAAGTTGCATACGTCCAATTTCCTCAACGTTTCTATGGTGGATTAAAAGATGATTTATATGGAAATCATTTAATTGTCTCCATGGAG TACATTGTTCCAGGACTAGCAGGAAGTCAAGGCCCAAGCTACATGGGAACTGGGTGTATTCATAGACGAAAAGTCTTATATGGTCAGTCACCAAATGAACATAAAATTAATG GAAATATTTCAGAAACTACATTATACAGAACATTTGGAAACTCCGAGGACTTCATCAAATCAGCTACTTCTGCTTTAATGGGAATCGCTGATTATCCAAACTCCTTGCAATGTTCAATCGAAGCTTTAAACAAAGTCGCAAGTTGTAGTTACGAGAATGATACTTTTTGGGGTCTTAAG GTCGGTTGGTACTACGGGTCGGTGACGGAGGACATTTTCACAGGGATGATGATCCAAGGGAAGGGTTGGAAATCCATATACCTAAACCCAAACCCAGCAGCGTTCCTAGGTTGTGCCCCAACAACTGGGCCATCTACATTCACTCAGCTGAAGAGATGGACAACAGGGTTCCTTGAAATTTTCTTCACTAAAAACTGCCCAATTTTTGCCACTCTCTTTGGTAAACTTCACCTCAAGCTGTGTATGTTCTATGTGTGGATCTATCTTTGGGGACCCCAATCCATTCCTGAGCTTTGCTACTCCCTTTTGCCTGCCTATTCTCTTCTCACAAACTCTCACTTCCTACCCCAG GTACATGAACGTGCAATATTCATTCCACTTTTACTCTTAGTCCTCTACAACCTCCAACAAGTGTTACAATTCTTGAAAACGGGGCAATCAATTAGGGCTTATTGGAACAACCAAAGAATGGCGAGAATAAACACAATGTGCCCCTATTTCTTTGGAGTTGTTGGTATTGTGCTTAAGTTCTTAGGATTAGCGGAAACAATGTTTGAAGTAACAAAAAAGGAGTCGTCTTCTTCGAATGACAGCGGTGAGATCGATGAAGGTTCGTTCATATTCGATGAGTCACCGTTGTTTTTGCCAGGTACAACAGTTTTGATGATGCAATTGATGGCATTGTTTACGAGTATTTGGAGACGGCCGGCTGAGCCCGGTGGAGTAGGGGAAGTGATATGCAGTGTGTGGTTGATTTTGTGTTTCTGGCCATTCTTGAAAGGGATGTTTAGGAAGGGAAGATATGGACTTCCCTTTTCCACCATTTGCAAGTCTAGCGTTTTAACATTGTTGTTCGTGTATTTGTCTCAAAAGGCATAA